The proteins below come from a single Beutenbergia cavernae DSM 12333 genomic window:
- a CDS encoding metallophosphoesterase: MRRAATAAFAVGSLVGVSVLVPFAAPAAAEGEAERPTFLGREFYTGEFHAHTSVSDGVELPDDAFEHVAGETDADFFAVTEHDVMWDLRNGDDFVDDWRDAESEEWRWLHEQSEAYNAGQDELVVVPAIENTWYDGTGHINVFNTDWHATARATEQGSNDGFGNSFGTGDMKYDMYTFFARLKLDEDAIGQFNHPRATGKGNFFGFNGLDPVVDDRMELIEVKDDAQYAEFLAALDSGWHLGPVWNGDEHAANWVTSNPSITGIWATEQSLDGLYGAMQERSVFTTQDVNSVLAFGAGDALMGAILPGDTASLSFDVNLSDPDDGDSFTSVQLLTNDGEVAHTFDGVGGSELVLAVDLPVADGDYYFVRADQADGDFVVSAPIWIGETTRGADYAPVITVADDVPAQAAYGETIDLPEASAVDDSGETPDVAYEVYDAAGEVPVTDGTFQVRSYDDHFVVVKATDSGGNTNAELFRITVDQTVLDPDGVFQYFGSTAAVAEQPGGAGIAVSTDRSIAQVYAQVMPAGGSDWSTADVLTSTNDRPYEVNTIGNDEPEYQHSITGQTLRSHEFDVTGLEGGERYQYRFGVATDGQAPEAADAAAWTDVQGEFVAGGTGNEPVYVLGDLQATSHDPDELGLMRDMLGRLQTEVPGGGTVLQTGDLVDNGGRGQYWDEVFDHVYDGLDVQVAPVAGNHETYGDLDYNTLSTERTAIFSNMYDLPEGGAVGESSYSFDRGDIHIAVLNSTVGIDAQLEWLTQDIRASTRQWNVVVGHYSYYGGRHGDDADLAADRPKITAALDRLGVDLYIGAHDHLYKRSTIYDGRLATTPEEEALGTTFVTMGSAGPKFYENVAHWWDDVVFDEDTQVGSVLEVTDDGLVMSTYTLDGRPVDTVTVRKPAGHWQVTSTDIADREMDGVGLLSYPGSRDTLTVAAATYDRAQETMVDLRVEDVRLDHRGIEQFVEFDSPLPVDTSETVRVFVWDSLTSGVPLQPAMTVREGLDGGGTPDDPYLIQSAADLPKIAQEPAGSFLLTTDLDLTDVPMAQLGRLVPFTGVLDGGGHTITGYTAPPDQGVGLFAVNQGTIRNLVLHGEVTSEATNAGLLADVNRGTIESVRTSGSITATTRVGGIVGDHHGVVRDSYSTADVHATTLYSGGVVGIAQSGSVTENVLATGAVTADTRNAGGVVSYGYDETWVQHAVSLNSLVSAPSYAHAVVGRVANGQVALLADNHTSAAVPVNGESLPDAPAADNWKGAIVPVAEIRTQAFFEGLGWDFASVWDWDADGLRPILRGAPEDVPPPPEEPTAPELEQDVDGFYLLDDAADLAEVAAWPAERFRLTTDLDLTGVAVPRLGAEAPFTGELDGAGHVLTSFTSTEGGLFAAIGPEGSVHDLGVVGTVSRAVNIVGILVDTHRGTLERVFTAGTVSGPSYAAGVAGTSFGTIRDAYSTADVATTATNYAGGIIGVADSPSLTERVYATGAVEAAGTTAGGITGYARNSETVVRSSVALNPTVTATSIAHRVVARFASGQAGTLADNHAIETLVASVQTSTDVGPTTFNGATLTVADARSQAWWQDALGWDLDAVWQWDADGARPVLRTAVEDAPPVGEAPAEAPSEQAPSEEPSAQPAEEPSEPPSEPAPSEEPTEPEAEPTPEGAEQPAEGAESVDGAAAQPDAGAAIVQVDHPGPRGVTHEAVLGQDGVTTVTVHAGAEAAGAQVSLLVLEDRSDARRPTVDDVLYLGEATADDAGSVSQRMSLPEPERRDEPWLAVGTSAGTRHYGAPLDARDAVAITVDGVAGEIAEGRHTAGDVLEAAGYDPAEHDLAEPRGHGGRLHVFRDGQRVWVQEGDVYVTVATPTTET; the protein is encoded by the coding sequence ATGCGACGAGCAGCGACAGCCGCGTTCGCAGTCGGGAGCCTGGTCGGGGTGTCGGTGCTCGTGCCGTTCGCCGCGCCGGCTGCTGCCGAGGGCGAGGCGGAGCGTCCGACCTTCCTCGGCCGGGAGTTCTACACGGGGGAGTTCCACGCGCACACGTCGGTGAGCGACGGCGTCGAGCTGCCGGACGACGCGTTCGAGCACGTGGCGGGGGAGACGGACGCGGACTTCTTCGCCGTCACCGAGCACGACGTCATGTGGGACCTGCGCAACGGCGACGACTTCGTCGACGACTGGCGGGACGCCGAGTCCGAGGAGTGGCGCTGGCTGCACGAGCAGTCCGAGGCGTACAACGCGGGTCAGGACGAGCTCGTCGTCGTCCCCGCGATCGAGAACACGTGGTACGACGGCACCGGCCACATCAACGTGTTCAACACCGACTGGCACGCCACGGCCCGCGCGACCGAGCAGGGGAGCAACGACGGCTTCGGCAACTCGTTCGGCACGGGCGACATGAAGTACGACATGTACACGTTCTTCGCCCGCCTGAAGCTCGACGAGGACGCGATCGGGCAGTTCAACCACCCGCGTGCGACGGGCAAGGGGAACTTCTTCGGTTTCAACGGGCTCGACCCGGTCGTGGACGACCGCATGGAGCTCATCGAGGTCAAGGACGACGCCCAGTACGCCGAGTTCCTCGCGGCGCTCGACTCCGGCTGGCACCTGGGTCCGGTCTGGAACGGCGACGAGCACGCCGCCAACTGGGTGACGTCGAACCCGTCGATCACCGGGATCTGGGCGACCGAGCAGTCGCTCGACGGGCTGTACGGCGCGATGCAGGAGCGCAGCGTCTTCACGACCCAGGACGTCAACTCCGTGCTGGCGTTCGGCGCCGGCGACGCGCTGATGGGCGCGATCCTCCCCGGCGACACCGCCTCGCTGTCCTTCGACGTCAACCTCAGCGACCCGGACGACGGCGACTCCTTCACCTCGGTGCAGCTGCTCACCAACGACGGCGAGGTGGCGCACACGTTCGACGGTGTCGGAGGGAGCGAGCTCGTGCTCGCGGTGGACCTCCCGGTCGCCGACGGCGACTACTACTTCGTCCGCGCCGACCAGGCCGACGGCGACTTCGTGGTCTCGGCACCGATCTGGATCGGGGAGACGACGCGCGGCGCCGACTACGCGCCGGTCATCACCGTCGCCGACGACGTGCCGGCGCAGGCCGCGTACGGCGAGACCATCGACCTCCCCGAGGCGAGCGCCGTCGACGACTCGGGCGAGACGCCGGACGTGGCGTACGAGGTGTACGACGCCGCCGGCGAGGTCCCGGTCACGGACGGCACGTTCCAGGTGCGCAGCTACGACGACCACTTCGTGGTGGTCAAGGCGACGGACTCGGGCGGGAACACGAACGCCGAGCTGTTCCGGATCACCGTGGACCAGACGGTGCTGGATCCCGACGGCGTGTTCCAGTACTTCGGGAGCACGGCGGCGGTCGCGGAGCAGCCCGGCGGGGCGGGCATCGCCGTGTCGACCGACCGGAGCATCGCGCAGGTCTACGCCCAGGTCATGCCGGCCGGCGGGAGCGACTGGTCCACGGCGGACGTGCTCACCTCGACGAACGACCGGCCGTACGAGGTCAACACCATCGGCAACGACGAGCCGGAGTACCAGCACTCCATCACGGGCCAGACGCTGCGCAGCCACGAGTTCGACGTCACCGGGCTCGAGGGCGGCGAGCGGTATCAGTACCGCTTCGGCGTCGCCACCGACGGTCAGGCGCCCGAGGCCGCCGATGCCGCGGCGTGGACCGACGTCCAGGGCGAGTTCGTGGCCGGCGGCACCGGGAACGAGCCGGTGTACGTGCTCGGCGACCTGCAGGCGACGTCGCACGACCCCGACGAGCTCGGCCTCATGCGCGACATGCTGGGGCGTCTGCAGACCGAGGTGCCGGGCGGCGGGACGGTGCTGCAGACCGGCGACCTCGTCGACAACGGCGGCCGCGGGCAGTACTGGGACGAGGTGTTCGACCACGTCTACGACGGGCTCGACGTCCAGGTCGCCCCGGTGGCGGGCAACCACGAGACGTACGGCGACCTCGACTACAACACGCTCTCGACCGAACGCACGGCGATCTTCTCCAACATGTACGACCTGCCCGAGGGCGGGGCCGTCGGCGAGAGCAGCTACAGCTTCGACCGCGGCGACATCCACATCGCGGTGCTCAACTCCACCGTCGGCATCGACGCGCAGCTCGAGTGGCTGACCCAGGACATCCGCGCGTCGACGCGGCAGTGGAACGTCGTCGTCGGCCACTACTCGTACTACGGCGGACGGCACGGCGACGACGCCGACCTGGCGGCCGACCGACCCAAGATCACGGCGGCCCTGGACCGGCTCGGCGTCGACCTCTACATCGGTGCGCACGACCACCTGTACAAGCGCTCGACGATCTACGACGGCCGGCTGGCGACGACACCCGAGGAGGAGGCGCTCGGCACGACGTTCGTGACGATGGGCTCGGCCGGGCCGAAGTTCTACGAGAACGTGGCGCACTGGTGGGACGACGTCGTCTTCGACGAGGACACCCAGGTCGGGAGCGTCCTCGAGGTGACGGACGACGGCCTCGTGATGTCCACGTACACGCTCGACGGCCGACCCGTGGACACCGTCACCGTGCGCAAGCCGGCCGGTCACTGGCAGGTGACCTCGACCGACATCGCGGACCGCGAGATGGACGGCGTCGGCCTCCTCAGCTACCCGGGAAGCCGGGACACGCTGACCGTGGCCGCGGCGACGTACGACCGGGCGCAGGAGACGATGGTCGACCTGCGGGTGGAGGACGTGCGGCTCGACCACCGGGGGATCGAGCAGTTCGTCGAGTTCGACAGCCCGCTGCCGGTCGACACCAGCGAGACGGTGCGCGTGTTCGTCTGGGACTCGCTCACGTCCGGCGTGCCGTTGCAACCGGCGATGACGGTGCGCGAGGGTCTCGACGGCGGCGGCACGCCTGACGATCCGTACCTCATCCAGTCGGCGGCCGACCTGCCGAAGATCGCTCAGGAGCCGGCGGGGTCGTTCCTGCTGACGACGGATCTCGATCTCACCGACGTGCCCATGGCGCAGCTCGGCCGGCTCGTGCCGTTCACCGGCGTGCTCGACGGCGGCGGGCACACGATCACCGGGTACACCGCGCCGCCGGACCAGGGGGTGGGCCTGTTCGCGGTGAACCAGGGCACGATCCGCAACCTGGTGCTCCACGGCGAGGTGACGTCCGAGGCCACGAACGCCGGTCTGCTGGCCGACGTCAACCGCGGCACGATCGAGAGCGTCCGCACGTCGGGATCCATCACCGCCACCACGCGGGTCGGCGGCATCGTCGGCGACCACCACGGCGTGGTGCGCGACAGCTACTCCACGGCTGACGTGCACGCCACCACGCTCTACTCCGGCGGCGTCGTCGGCATCGCCCAGAGCGGCTCGGTGACGGAGAACGTGCTCGCGACGGGCGCCGTCACCGCCGACACGCGCAACGCGGGCGGCGTGGTCAGCTACGGCTACGACGAGACCTGGGTGCAGCACGCCGTCTCGCTGAACTCGCTGGTCTCGGCGCCGAGCTACGCGCACGCCGTCGTCGGCCGCGTGGCCAACGGACAGGTGGCGCTGCTGGCGGACAACCACACGAGCGCCGCCGTGCCGGTGAACGGCGAGAGCCTGCCGGACGCGCCGGCCGCCGACAACTGGAAGGGCGCGATCGTGCCGGTGGCCGAGATCCGGACCCAGGCCTTCTTCGAGGGCCTCGGGTGGGACTTCGCCTCCGTCTGGGACTGGGACGCCGACGGGCTGCGGCCGATCCTGCGCGGTGCCCCCGAGGACGTGCCGCCACCCCCGGAGGAGCCCACCGCGCCGGAGCTCGAGCAGGACGTCGACGGCTTCTACCTGCTCGACGACGCCGCCGACCTCGCCGAGGTGGCAGCGTGGCCCGCGGAGCGCTTCCGGCTCACGACCGACCTCGACCTGACGGGTGTCGCGGTGCCGCGCCTGGGCGCCGAGGCGCCGTTCACGGGCGAGCTCGACGGCGCGGGCCACGTGCTCACCTCCTTCACGTCGACGGAGGGTGGCCTGTTCGCGGCGATCGGTCCGGAGGGCTCGGTGCACGATCTCGGCGTCGTGGGCACGGTGTCGCGCGCGGTGAACATCGTCGGGATCCTCGTGGACACCCACCGCGGGACGCTGGAGCGCGTGTTCACCGCCGGGACGGTCAGCGGGCCCAGCTACGCGGCCGGTGTCGCCGGCACGTCGTTCGGGACGATCCGGGACGCGTACTCGACGGCCGACGTCGCCACGACGGCGACGAACTACGCGGGCGGCATCATCGGCGTCGCGGACAGCCCGAGCCTGACCGAGCGCGTCTACGCCACGGGCGCCGTCGAGGCGGCCGGGACGACGGCGGGTGGGATCACCGGGTACGCGCGGAACAGCGAGACGGTGGTGCGCAGCAGCGTCGCGCTCAACCCCACGGTGACGGCGACGTCGATCGCGCACCGCGTCGTCGCGCGTTTCGCCTCCGGCCAGGCGGGCACGCTCGCGGACAACCATGCGATCGAGACGCTCGTCGCGTCCGTCCAGACGAGCACGGACGTGGGGCCGACGACGTTCAACGGCGCGACCCTGACCGTGGCGGACGCGCGGAGCCAGGCGTGGTGGCAAGACGCGCTCGGCTGGGACCTCGACGCCGTGTGGCAGTGGGACGCAGACGGCGCCCGGCCCGTCCTGCGCACCGCCGTCGAGGACGCCCCGCCGGTCGGTGAGGCGCCGGCCGAGGCGCCGAGCGAGCAGGCGCCGTCGGAGGAGCCGAGCGCGCAGCCTGCGGAGGAGCCGAGCGAGCCGCCGAGCGAGCCGGCGCCGTCGGAGGAGCCGACCGAACCTGAGGCGGAGCCGACGCCGGAGGGCGCGGAGCAGCCCGCGGAGGGCGCGGAGTCCGTCGACGGGGCGGCGGCGCAGCCCGACGCCGGGGCGGCGATCGTGCAGGTCGATCATCCGGGACCGCGGGGTGTCACCCACGAGGCGGTCCTCGGCCAGGACGGCGTCACGACCGTCACCGTCCACGCGGGCGCCGAGGCGGCCGGGGCGCAGGTCAGCCTGCTCGTCCTCGAGGACCGTTCGGACGCACGGCGTCCGACGGTGGACGACGTCCTCTACCTGGGCGAGGCCACGGCGGACGACGCCGGGAGCGTCAGCCAGCGCATGTCGCTGCCGGAGCCGGAGCGGAGGGACGAGCCGTGGCTCGCCGTCGGGACGTCCGCCGGGACGCGGCACTACGGGGCGCCGCTGGACGCGAGGGACGCTGTCGCGATCACCGTCGACGGCGTTGCGGGCGAGATCGCCGAGGGGCGCCACACCGCGGGTGACGTCCTCGAGGCGGCGGGCTACGACCCGGCCGAGCACGACCTCGCGGAGCCGCGCGGCCACGGCGGCCGCCTGCACGTGTTCCGCGATGGTCAGCGGGTCTGGGTCCAGGAGGGCGACGTCTACGTGACGGTCGCGACGCCGACCACCGAGACCTGA
- a CDS encoding SGNH/GDSL hydrolase family protein → MTLTIPRGGTVVLTGDSITDAGRREDARGLGTGYAALVADTLAERHPDAGLRVVNTGISGNRVADLRGRWADDVLAHSPAVVSVFIGINDTWRRYDSDLVTSVASYEEDYRALLETLRDAGVGILLIEPFLLPVRDDQWAWREDLDPRIQVVRRLAAEFDAGLLAADGLFAETARDRGGPELLAPDGVHPTPEGHALLANAWLRRVAVA, encoded by the coding sequence GTGACTCTCACCATCCCGCGCGGCGGCACCGTCGTGCTCACCGGAGACTCCATCACCGACGCCGGCCGCCGCGAGGACGCGCGCGGGCTCGGCACGGGCTACGCCGCGCTCGTCGCTGACACGCTCGCCGAGCGCCACCCTGACGCCGGGCTGCGCGTGGTGAACACCGGGATCAGCGGCAACAGGGTGGCCGACCTCCGCGGGCGCTGGGCCGACGACGTGCTCGCCCACTCGCCCGCCGTCGTCTCGGTCTTCATCGGCATCAACGACACGTGGCGCCGCTACGACTCGGACCTGGTCACGTCCGTCGCGTCCTACGAGGAGGACTACCGGGCGCTGCTCGAGACGCTGCGCGACGCCGGCGTCGGCATCCTGCTCATCGAGCCGTTCCTGCTGCCCGTCCGCGACGACCAGTGGGCGTGGCGCGAGGACCTCGACCCCCGGATCCAGGTGGTGCGCCGCCTCGCCGCGGAGTTCGACGCCGGGCTGCTCGCGGCCGACGGCCTCTTCGCGGAGACGGCGCGCGACCGCGGCGGCCCCGAGCTCCTCGCCCCGGACGGCGTGCACCCCACGCCGGAGGGCCACGCACTGCTCGCGAACGCGTGGCTGCGCCGGGTCGCCGTCGCTTGA
- a CDS encoding sugar phosphate isomerase/epimerase family protein: MSASTSTLSVQLYSVRERLDEDFLGTLRALADLGFTQVEPFGFTPDVALTYSQAFAETGLSAPTTHAGILDAPDQAELFAAAAHAGVRTVILPSSAQERWTDAAGLEGIAADLNAAAALASEHEVRVGYHNHWWELENTVDGVPALEALATRLDDGVVLEVDTYWAEVGGVDAVGLLGRLGERVVAIHVKDGDRSRDTKKQQPAGQGDVPVLDILAAAPDALRVIEFDDYDGDRLEGIAASVAYLREHGIS; the protein is encoded by the coding sequence GTGTCTGCTTCGACCTCGACCCTGTCCGTCCAGCTCTACTCGGTACGTGAGCGCCTCGACGAGGACTTCCTCGGCACGCTGCGCGCGCTGGCCGACCTCGGGTTCACCCAGGTCGAGCCGTTCGGGTTCACCCCGGACGTCGCCCTGACGTACTCGCAGGCGTTCGCCGAGACCGGGCTGTCCGCGCCGACGACGCACGCCGGCATCCTCGACGCCCCCGACCAGGCCGAGCTCTTCGCCGCCGCCGCGCACGCCGGCGTCCGCACGGTGATCCTGCCGAGCAGCGCCCAGGAGCGGTGGACCGACGCCGCCGGGCTCGAGGGCATCGCCGCCGACCTCAACGCCGCCGCGGCGCTCGCGTCCGAGCACGAGGTCCGCGTCGGGTACCACAACCACTGGTGGGAGCTCGAGAACACCGTCGACGGCGTCCCGGCGCTCGAGGCGCTCGCCACCCGGCTGGACGACGGCGTCGTCCTCGAGGTCGACACGTACTGGGCCGAGGTCGGTGGCGTGGACGCCGTCGGCCTGCTCGGGCGTCTCGGCGAGCGCGTCGTGGCGATCCACGTCAAGGACGGCGACCGCTCGCGCGACACCAAGAAGCAGCAGCCCGCCGGCCAGGGCGACGTGCCGGTGCTCGACATCCTCGCCGCCGCGCCGGACGCGCTGCGCGTCATCGAGTTCGACGACTACGACGGCGACCGCCTCGAGGGCATCGCCGCGTCCGTCGCGTACCTGCGCGAGCACGGGATCTCATGA
- a CDS encoding beta-galactosidase, with protein MSVSRPRTVRLAQGRIEIDGVPRLVLAGEVHYFRTERAEWPARLRDVVDAGLDTVATYVPWIFHELPDGTLDLSGATRPERDLAAYLDLANAAGLDVLVRPGPFVMAELKNEGIPYRVYADHPEIQPVGWSGRPAPTRDADLLAPAFLTAGLAWFDGVLDVVLPRLASRGGPVTGIQLDNEVGMLAWVTNTPHLTDAACADLRGWLSERYDATEIARRTGAPVGASDADFATAVRAGGTDGGDELALHHDVGLFHRDRFARYLRALEDRARERGVDVPLVVNVHGSDAGRATTFGIGISQLAQAYRGRPQVAAGWDLYLGDLDVGNAADLYVVGAQLHAVNDPDQPLTALEFEAGNGDYGEALERLVPPSALDLKTRLALAQETRLLNYYLFAGGRNPRLDVAVGDGNDRLAFTGERHGFAAPIDPEGRRTAGFDGVRDVVRRARALGGVLAAGQEEHDDVVLGFVGDHYLTEYAHPDATGRQEQRTAVERYRGLGERSVLGRGLLYGGFSFGALDLQAHADPGGPWAAGAALRSWEPGSGPVVALATSRVLGAPVQELLARHVLAGGRLLLVGRLPEVDDAGAPCRILADALGVADAGEAAEAPGYFPSVRTAGALARVRDVEVRVSGLQRLDVPEGADVLLTEVGRGGPVAAHVRAGRGSAVVVGCDYPCHLDVWRELLGVLGVRPRIGHDAVDPGLVATTSAHPDGRVLHLVNVAGYPLAPALSLDGAPVAGGRAVEVAARTGLMLPIGLRVGGWHVAFSTAELLEAGDGVLRLAPTQSEDVVRLRDLAQAPRAVLPDGAGVPFAATDEPGAWELVLPRSAHADRPFEVRGGRE; from the coding sequence ATGTCCGTGAGTCGTCCGAGGACCGTCCGCCTCGCCCAGGGGCGGATCGAGATCGACGGCGTGCCGCGCCTCGTGCTCGCCGGCGAGGTGCACTACTTCCGCACCGAGCGGGCCGAGTGGCCGGCCCGCCTGCGGGACGTCGTCGACGCCGGCCTCGACACCGTGGCGACGTACGTCCCGTGGATCTTCCACGAGCTGCCGGACGGGACCCTCGACCTGAGCGGCGCGACCCGGCCGGAGCGGGACCTGGCGGCGTACCTCGACCTCGCGAACGCGGCCGGCCTCGACGTCCTCGTGCGCCCGGGGCCGTTCGTCATGGCCGAGCTGAAGAACGAGGGGATCCCGTACCGGGTGTACGCCGACCACCCCGAGATCCAGCCGGTCGGCTGGTCGGGCCGTCCGGCGCCGACGCGCGACGCGGACCTCCTCGCCCCCGCGTTCCTGACGGCCGGGCTCGCCTGGTTCGACGGTGTGCTCGACGTCGTCCTGCCCCGCCTGGCGAGCCGCGGCGGGCCGGTCACCGGCATCCAGCTCGACAACGAGGTCGGGATGCTCGCCTGGGTCACGAACACGCCGCACCTCACGGACGCCGCGTGCGCGGACCTGCGCGGCTGGCTCTCGGAGCGGTACGACGCCACCGAGATCGCCCGCCGGACGGGCGCGCCCGTCGGTGCCTCGGACGCCGACTTCGCCACTGCGGTCCGCGCCGGCGGGACGGACGGAGGGGACGAGCTCGCGCTGCACCACGACGTGGGCCTGTTCCACCGGGACCGGTTCGCGCGGTACCTACGGGCCCTGGAGGACCGGGCGCGGGAACGCGGCGTCGACGTCCCGCTCGTCGTCAACGTCCACGGCTCCGACGCGGGCCGCGCGACCACCTTCGGGATCGGTATCAGCCAGCTCGCCCAGGCGTACCGGGGCCGGCCGCAGGTCGCTGCCGGGTGGGACCTGTACCTCGGGGACCTCGACGTCGGCAACGCCGCCGACCTCTACGTCGTGGGCGCGCAGCTGCATGCGGTGAACGACCCGGACCAGCCGCTCACGGCCCTGGAGTTCGAGGCCGGCAACGGCGACTACGGGGAGGCGCTGGAGCGGCTCGTCCCGCCGTCGGCGCTGGACCTCAAGACGCGGCTCGCGCTCGCCCAGGAGACGCGACTGCTCAACTACTACCTGTTCGCCGGCGGGCGGAACCCGCGCCTCGACGTCGCCGTCGGCGACGGCAACGACCGGCTGGCGTTCACCGGCGAGCGGCACGGCTTCGCCGCCCCGATCGACCCCGAGGGGCGGCGGACCGCGGGCTTCGACGGCGTCCGGGACGTGGTGCGGCGGGCGCGGGCGCTCGGCGGGGTTCTGGCCGCGGGGCAGGAGGAGCACGACGACGTCGTGCTCGGCTTCGTCGGCGACCACTACCTCACGGAGTACGCCCACCCCGACGCGACGGGTCGCCAGGAGCAGCGCACCGCCGTCGAGCGGTACCGCGGGCTCGGCGAGCGGTCGGTGCTGGGCCGCGGCCTGCTCTACGGCGGCTTCTCGTTCGGCGCGCTCGACCTGCAGGCGCACGCCGACCCGGGCGGACCCTGGGCCGCCGGGGCGGCGCTGCGTTCGTGGGAGCCCGGGTCCGGGCCGGTGGTGGCGCTCGCGACGTCCCGCGTGCTCGGCGCGCCCGTCCAGGAGCTGCTGGCCCGCCACGTGCTCGCCGGCGGGCGGCTGCTGCTCGTCGGGCGGCTCCCGGAGGTCGACGACGCGGGCGCGCCGTGCCGCATCCTCGCTGACGCGCTCGGCGTGGCCGACGCCGGGGAAGCGGCCGAGGCGCCGGGGTACTTCCCGTCCGTGCGCACCGCCGGCGCGCTCGCGCGGGTGCGCGACGTCGAGGTCCGCGTCAGCGGCCTGCAGCGACTGGACGTCCCGGAGGGTGCGGACGTCCTGCTGACGGAGGTGGGTCGGGGCGGCCCCGTGGCCGCACACGTCCGCGCCGGCCGGGGGAGCGCCGTCGTCGTCGGCTGCGACTATCCGTGCCACCTCGACGTGTGGCGCGAGCTGCTCGGGGTGCTCGGGGTGCGGCCTCGCATCGGGCACGACGCCGTCGACCCCGGCCTCGTCGCCACGACCAGCGCCCACCCGGACGGCCGGGTGCTGCACCTCGTGAACGTCGCCGGGTACCCGCTCGCGCCTGCCCTGAGCCTGGACGGCGCCCCGGTCGCCGGCGGCCGAGCTGTCGAGGTCGCCGCCCGGACCGGCCTGATGCTGCCGATCGGGCTGCGCGTCGGCGGCTGGCACGTCGCCTTCTCGACGGCGGAGCTGCTCGAGGCGGGCGACGGCGTGCTGCGGCTCGCACCCACCCAGTCGGAGGACGTCGTGCGGCTGCGCGACCTGGCGCAGGCGCCCCGTGCGGTGCTTCCCGACGGCGCCGGGGTGCCGTTCGCGGCCACCGACGAGCCGGGCGCCTGGGAGCTCGTGCTCCCGAGGTCCGCCCACGCCGACCGGCCGTTCGAGGTGCGGGGCGGTCGCGAGTGA
- a CDS encoding Gfo/Idh/MocA family protein, which yields MSGTGRVGVGLIGAGVISKQYLENLTAFPDLDVRFVADLDVERARTQADAFGVPGAGTVEELLADAEIEIVVNLTIPAVHADVDRQIIAAGKHVWSEKPFALDRSSGQEVLEAAREAGVRVACAPDTFLGAGLQTARRVIASGRIGEPQSALFLFQSPGPESWHPSPEFLFAVGGGPLLDIGPYYLTALVQNLGAVASVTATGSRTREARVIGSGPKAGTEFPVEVPTNVNALLVFESGASAVAVFSFDSHLRRAGAIDVMGTLGTVTLPDPNTFTGPSTVFTSETPDGDVVPHSGSEFGRGSGVLDLARSIRAGVREQAPAELAFHVLDVMDAIGESIASGETVSVLSTVQPSAILPEDWDPSAATL from the coding sequence ATGAGCGGCACCGGCCGCGTCGGCGTCGGGCTCATCGGGGCCGGCGTCATCAGCAAGCAGTACCTGGAGAACCTCACGGCGTTCCCCGACCTCGACGTGCGGTTCGTCGCGGACCTCGACGTCGAACGGGCGCGGACCCAGGCCGACGCGTTCGGCGTGCCGGGTGCCGGGACCGTCGAGGAGCTGCTCGCCGACGCCGAGATCGAGATCGTCGTCAACCTCACCATCCCCGCCGTGCACGCCGACGTCGACCGCCAGATCATCGCGGCCGGCAAGCACGTCTGGAGCGAGAAGCCGTTCGCGCTCGACCGTTCCTCCGGGCAGGAGGTGCTCGAGGCCGCGCGCGAGGCGGGCGTGCGCGTCGCGTGCGCGCCGGACACGTTCCTCGGCGCCGGCCTCCAGACGGCCCGCCGCGTCATCGCGTCGGGGCGGATCGGCGAGCCGCAGTCGGCGCTGTTCCTGTTCCAGTCGCCCGGCCCGGAGTCGTGGCACCCGAGCCCGGAGTTCCTGTTCGCCGTCGGCGGCGGGCCGCTCCTCGACATCGGCCCGTACTACCTGACGGCGCTCGTGCAGAACCTCGGCGCGGTCGCCTCCGTCACGGCGACCGGGTCCCGCACCCGCGAGGCACGGGTCATCGGCTCGGGGCCGAAGGCGGGGACCGAGTTCCCCGTGGAGGTGCCGACGAACGTCAACGCGCTCCTCGTGTTCGAGTCCGGGGCGTCGGCGGTCGCCGTGTTCAGCTTCGACTCGCACCTGCGCCGCGCGGGAGCCATCGACGTCATGGGCACGCTCGGGACCGTCACGCTGCCGGACCCGAATACCTTCACCGGGCCGAGCACGGTCTTCACGTCCGAGACGCCGGACGGCGACGTCGTGCCCCACTCCGGCTCGGAGTTCGGGCGCGGGTCCGGGGTGCTCGACCTCGCCCGGTCGATCCGCGCCGGCGTGCGCGAGCAGGCCCCCGCGGAGCTCGCGTTCCACGTGCTCGACGTCATGGACGCGATCGGCGAGTCGATCGCGTCCGGCGAGACGGTGAGCGTGCTCTCGACGGTGCAGCCGAGCGCGATCCTGCCCGAGGACTGGGACCCGAGCGCCGCGACGCTCTGA